One genomic segment of Ignavibacteriota bacterium includes these proteins:
- a CDS encoding helix-turn-helix domain-containing protein, translating to MKALSFKIPKTNNQSIRVQVDKQKYYYDNFHYHPEIQISYILEGSGTRIIGNSIGKFNKDEIYIIGSNIPHIFKSDKIYYEKKSSLISHSISIYFSEISFGEKFFHLPETQSAYELLLNSRKIIFIKPKINDQIKKEFLNISDVEGFEKFLLFLKILDQLAKTKNSKLLSKTTYELRNTEKNGKRINDVFDFVINNYNRNLTLEEISKIANLSVTAFCRFFKERTRKSFIEFVNEVRIGEACKLLNNQDFSISQICYEVGFNNISNFNRKFKEITNLTPKNYRRTFSENKIE from the coding sequence ATGAAAGCTTTATCTTTTAAAATTCCTAAAACAAATAATCAGTCAATCCGTGTTCAAGTTGATAAACAGAAATATTATTACGACAATTTTCACTATCATCCGGAAATTCAAATATCATATATTCTTGAAGGAAGCGGAACAAGAATTATTGGAAACAGTATTGGGAAATTTAATAAAGATGAAATTTATATTATTGGATCAAACATTCCGCATATTTTCAAATCTGATAAAATTTATTATGAGAAAAAAAGTTCTCTGATTTCTCATTCAATCTCAATTTACTTTTCCGAAATTTCTTTTGGTGAAAAATTTTTTCATTTGCCGGAAACTCAATCTGCATATGAGTTATTGCTCAATTCAAGAAAAATTATTTTTATCAAACCAAAAATAAATGATCAAATCAAAAAGGAATTTTTAAATATTTCAGATGTAGAAGGATTTGAAAAATTTCTGTTATTTCTAAAAATATTAGATCAATTAGCAAAAACTAAAAATTCTAAATTATTGAGTAAAACAACTTATGAGTTGCGAAACACCGAAAAAAACGGAAAAAGAATTAATGATGTTTTCGATTTTGTAATTAACAATTATAATAGAAATTTAACCTTAGAAGAAATTTCAAAAATTGCAAATCTTTCCGTTACGGCATTTTGCAGATTTTTTAAAGAGCGAACACGAAAATCATTTATTGAATTTGTTAATGAAGTTAGAATTGGCGAAGCGTGCAAACTTTTGAATAATCAAGATTTTTCTATTTCACAAATTTGTTATGAGGTTGGATTTAATAACATTTCCAACTTTAACAGAAAGTTTAAAGAAATTACAAATCTTACTCCCAAAAATTATCGTCGAACTTTTTCCGAAAATAAAATTGAGTGA
- a CDS encoding bacterioferritin codes for MHEKSIELLNKAVADELYAIHQYMYFHFHCDDQGYDLLAGLFIKTAIEEMGHVEKCAERILFLKGDVEMKAASEVKKIHDVKEMLKLATKMEFDSAKDYNVWANECSQNADSATKQIFESLVTDEERHYDQYDTETENLEKFGQNYLALQSIERSKGRQTRPQAE; via the coding sequence ATGCACGAAAAAAGTATCGAATTATTAAACAAAGCCGTTGCCGATGAATTATACGCAATTCATCAATATATGTATTTTCATTTTCATTGTGATGACCAAGGATATGATCTTTTAGCCGGATTATTTATTAAAACTGCAATTGAAGAAATGGGTCACGTTGAAAAATGTGCGGAGAGAATTTTATTTCTAAAAGGTGATGTGGAAATGAAAGCCGCAAGCGAAGTTAAAAAAATTCACGATGTAAAAGAAATGTTAAAGCTCGCCACAAAAATGGAATTTGACAGTGCAAAAGATTATAATGTTTGGGCAAATGAATGTTCGCAAAACGCTGATTCTGCAACAAAGCAAATTTTTGAATCATTAGTTACAGATGAAGAAAGACATTATGATCAATATGATACCGAAACTGAAAACTTAGAAAAGTTTGGACAAAATTATTTGGCTTTGCAATCAATTGAACGAAGCAAGGGAAGACAAACCAGACCGCAAGCAGAGTAA
- a CDS encoding PAS domain-containing sensor histidine kinase, whose amino-acid sequence MKKVAKEITKDFAVLTEKYYTLEKQNKKIRKSLKEFEDIFHNYNDSIFIINEFGKILKTNQTAQTLYNYTSKEILSKSIFEICSELERIKITELLNQPLIETLNSWESEHKTKNGNVLKVKVHVKKIKFENQNCIMIIVHDVSESDNYNNVLENQKDLFMALMNNITDRIYFKDVNSKFILINKEMISNLQLTNADDAIGKCDHDFFDKKHADQALSDEKKVIRTKRAIISKFEKERVQNTNKDYQWVNTTKVPIINKNGKVTGIVGISRNVTAIKNAENKVLKYAKELQYINAAKDKFFSILAHDLKNPFFSLLGYVELIQKNYNELSDSEKVELLNNISSISKNSYQLLENLLQWASTQSGRIEYRPKEIDLKNYVEYIVEFFTPIAQKKNIVIVNNITNSCKAYADSDMIRTVLRNLITNAIKFTPQDGKVSIDSLDKNNFFKITVSDSGCGLDKEHLNNLFRIDMNHKSTGTCNEEGTGLGLIICKEFIERNGGRISVKSKLGKGSMFSFTVPKQI is encoded by the coding sequence ATGAAAAAGGTCGCAAAAGAAATTACAAAGGATTTTGCTGTACTAACTGAAAAATATTATACTCTTGAAAAGCAAAATAAAAAAATAAGAAAATCTTTAAAAGAGTTTGAAGATATTTTTCATAATTATAATGATTCAATTTTTATAATTAACGAATTTGGAAAAATTCTAAAAACTAATCAAACCGCACAAACTCTATATAATTATACTTCTAAAGAAATTTTAAGTAAATCCATTTTTGAAATTTGTTCTGAATTAGAAAGAATTAAAATAACAGAGTTATTAAATCAACCTTTAATTGAAACTTTAAATTCATGGGAATCAGAACATAAAACAAAAAATGGAAATGTTTTAAAAGTCAAAGTGCATGTAAAGAAAATAAAATTTGAAAACCAAAACTGTATTATGATTATTGTTCACGATGTTTCTGAATCTGATAATTATAATAATGTATTGGAAAATCAGAAAGACTTATTCATGGCTTTGATGAATAACATAACTGATAGAATTTATTTCAAAGATGTTAATTCAAAATTTATTCTAATTAATAAGGAAATGATTTCAAATCTTCAGTTAACAAATGCTGATGATGCTATTGGAAAATGTGATCATGATTTTTTTGATAAAAAACATGCTGATCAAGCTTTATCGGACGAAAAAAAAGTAATTCGAACAAAACGCGCTATAATTTCCAAATTTGAAAAGGAAAGGGTACAGAACACAAATAAAGATTATCAATGGGTGAATACCACAAAAGTTCCAATAATAAATAAAAATGGAAAAGTTACCGGAATAGTGGGGATTTCAAGAAATGTTACTGCTATAAAAAATGCAGAAAATAAAGTTTTAAAATATGCAAAAGAATTACAATACATTAACGCTGCAAAAGATAAATTCTTTTCAATACTTGCTCACGATCTTAAAAATCCATTTTTCTCATTATTAGGTTATGTTGAATTAATTCAAAAAAATTATAATGAACTTTCTGATTCAGAAAAAGTTGAACTTCTAAATAATATATCTAGTATTTCTAAAAATTCATATCAGCTTTTAGAAAATCTATTACAATGGGCAAGTACGCAAAGCGGAAGAATTGAATACAGACCAAAGGAAATTGATCTGAAAAATTATGTAGAATATATTGTTGAGTTTTTTACGCCAATTGCTCAAAAGAAAAATATTGTAATCGTGAATAATATTACCAATTCTTGTAAAGCTTATGCTGATTCTGATATGATTAGAACTGTTTTGAGAAATTTAATAACTAACGCAATTAAATTTACTCCACAAGACGGAAAAGTTTCTATTGATTCACTTGATAAAAATAATTTTTTCAAAATAACGGTTTCTGATTCTGGATGTGGTTTAGATAAAGAGCATTTAAATAACCTTTTTCGTATAGATATGAACCACAAATCTACTGGAACATGTAACGAAGAAGGAACCGGACTTGGTTTAATTATCTGTAAAGAATTTATTGAAAGAAATGGTGGTCGTATAAGTGTTAAAAGTAAATTGGGTAAAGGCAGCATGTTTTCTTTTACAGTGCCAAAACAAATTTAA